From one Sesamum indicum cultivar Zhongzhi No. 13 unplaced genomic scaffold, S_indicum_v1.0 scaffold00128, whole genome shotgun sequence genomic stretch:
- the LOC105179263 gene encoding stamen-specific protein FIL1: protein MAITKSVLPLVMLVALVSQSQLITAQFQAQTCSSSLSSLNVCAPFAVPGSSSSTTPSPECCGALQAIDHDCMCSTLRIASQIPTQCNLPPLNCGGN, encoded by the exons ATGGCAATAACGAAGTCCGTTCTCCCTCTAGTGATGTTGGTTGCGCTGGTGTCTCAGAGCCAACTTATCACTGCCCAGTTTCAGGCTCAAACTTGCTCTTCCTCACTATCAAGCCTCAATGTGTGTGCGCCATTTGCCGTGCCTGGGTCTTCCAGCAGCACCACACCTAGCCCTGAGTGTTGTGGTGCCCTCCAGGCGATCGACCATGACTGTATGTGTAGCACATTGCGGATCGCCTCCCAAATCCCTACCCAGTGCAACCTTCCTCCCCTCAATTGCGGTG GAAACTGA
- the LOC105179262 gene encoding probable methyltransferase PMT16 — translation MGGPSPPYYTPLSKPTPASASSSAANHLKKPKLYSLAILTILCSLSYLFGAWQHGGATTPSATIPCFSVPRNTSASITQPGSPTATTKLDFATHHSAAVDEGAATLASSTYPPCSIKYSEYTPCEDQKRSLKFPRDRLIYRERHCPEKKERLRCRVPAPYGYKNPFKWPVSRDLVWYANVPHKELTVEKAVQNWIRFEGDRFRFPGGGTMFPNGADAYIDDIGKLINLKDGSIRTAIDTGCGVASWGAYLLSRNILPISFAPRDTHEAQVQFALERGVPALIGVIASKRLPYPSRAFDMAHCSRCLIPWGQYDGAYLIEVDRILRPGGYWILSGPPIRWRKYWRGWERSREDLNAEQMQIENVTKSLCWKKLVEKDDIAIWQKPANHLQCKKFRKVFKRPLFCSSQDPDKAWYTSLETCLTPLPEVSNNEEVAGGKLEKWPKRLNAIPPRISKGTINGVTPDTFQQDLQLWNRRVSYYKTVNNQLGQAGRYRNILDMNAFLGGFAANLVGDPLWVMNVVPVEAKINTLGVIYERGLIGTYQSWCEAMSTYPRTYDLIHADSIFTLYKDRCEMDDIMLEMDRILRPEGSLIIRDDVDILVKVKRIADGLNWDSQIVDHEDGPLEREKLLFAVKLYWTAPATADQQA, via the exons atgGGGGGTCCAAGCCCACCATACTACACTCCGCTCTCCAAACCCACGCCCGCCTCCGcctcctcctccgccgccAACCACCTCAAGAAACCCAAACTCTACTCGTTGGCCATCCTAACCATCCTCTGCTCCCTCTCCTACCTGTTCGGCGCCTGGCAACACGGCGGCGCCACCACCCCCTCCGCCACCATCCCTTGTTTCTCCGTTCCCCGGAACACCAGCGCCTCCATCACTCAACCTGGCTCCCCCACTGCAACCACCAAACTAGACTTCGCCACCCACCACTCCGCCGCAGTCGATGAAGGCGCCGCCACTCTCGCCTCCTCCACATACCCCCCATGCAGCATTAAGTACAGCGAGTACACCCCCTGTGAGGACCAAAAGAGGTCGCTGAAATTCCCGAGGGATAGGCTTATTTACAGAGAGAGACACTGCCCGGAGAAAAAGGAGCGGCTGAGATGCCGTGTGCCGGCGCCGTACGGGTACAAGAACCCGTTTAAGTGGCCGGTGAGCAGGGATCTGGTGTGGTACGCGAATGTGCCGCACAAGGAGTTGACGGTGGAGAAAGCGGTCCAGAACTGGATTCGATTCGAGGGCGACCGGTTCAGGTTCCCCGGCGGCGGCACCATGTTCCCGAACGGCGCTGATGCTTACATTGATGATATCGGAAAGTTGATTAATCTCAAAGATGGGTCCATTAGGACCGCCATTGATACTGGCTGTGGA GTTGCTAGCTGGGGAGCTTATCTATTATCGCGAAATATCCTTCCGATATCATTTGCACCGAGGGATACACATGAAGCTCAAGTGCAATTTGCGTTGGAGCGAGGAGTTCCGGCGTTGATTGGTGTTATTGCCTCGAAGAGGCTTCCGTATCCATCCAGGGCGTTTGACATGGCTCATTGTTCCCGTTGCCTCATTCCATGGGGTCAATATG atgGAGCGTACTTGATTGAAGTCGACCGGATTTTGAGGCCGGGCGGATATTGGATCCTCTCAGGTCCACCGATCCGGTGGAGGAAGTATTGGAGAGGGTGGGAGAGGTCGCGCGAGGATTTGAATGCGGAGCAAATGCAAATTGAGAATGTAACCAAGAGTTTGTGTTGGAAAAAGTTGGTCGAGAAGGACGATATTGCTATATGGCAGAAGCCGGCCAATCATTTGCAGTGCAAAAAATTCCGAAAGGTTTTCAAGCGCCCGCTGTTCTGTAGCAGCCAGGATCCAGATAAAGCTTG GTACACAAGCTTAGAGACTTGTTTGACCCCCTTGCCTGAAGTCTCCAACAACGAAGAGGTCGCCGGTGGGAAACTAGAGAAATGGCCGAAACGGTTAAACGCCATACCACCGAGGATTAGCAAGGGAACAATAAATGGGGTAACCCCTGACACTTTTCAGCAAGACTTGCAACTATGGAACAGGAGAGTCTCGTATTATAAAACCGTTAACAACCAACTTGGCCAAGCGGGAAGGTACCGCAACATCCTTGACATGAATGCGTTCTTGGGCGGATTTGCTGCTAATTTGGTCGGAGATCCGCTCTGGGTGATGAATGTAGTCCCGGTCGAGGCTAAGATCAACACACTCGGCGTTATCTACGAACGTGGATTGATTGGAACTTATCAGAGCTG GTGCGAAGCAATGTCAACGTATCCTAGAACTTACGATCTCATTCATGCCGACTCCATTTTTACACTCTACAAAGACAG GTGTGAAATGGACGATATTATGTTAGAAATGGACAGGATTTTACGGCCCGAAGGGAGTTTGATTATACGGGACGATGTAGATATACTGGTGAAGGTGAAGAGAATTGCAGATGGACTGAACTGGGATAGCCAGATTGTTGATCATGAGGATGGGCCGTTGGAGAGGGAAAAGCTTCTGTTTGCAGTAAAGTTGTATTGGACGGCTCCAGCTACTGCTGATCAACAAGCTTAA
- the LOC105179261 gene encoding (S)-N-methylcoclaurine 3'-hydroxylase isozyme 1-like, whose protein sequence is MDSRNAVNHEHVSIFTFLALIFVLRILLMIMRCITRGASPAIPPGPFPWPVIGNFLQVREDPHIKLSRMARTYGPIMSLRMGARLVVVGSSVKAAMEILKTHDRVLSGRHLSYTQPASCPKLNQYWIGFASECNDQWKHLRSICRAGLFSVKAIERQVEIRERNVVNMVKFLKEREGQLVNMSEVIYNLVFNTMYNILLSRDVIGFGPDGSGAGPELKELTKQFLNLIAATNVADLFPILHELDIQGMQKKVRKITEKIFAIWQDIVGERRDQRSKGVGAQEDFLDSLLEIGLSDNHINHLLLELLLAGTDTTTSTIIWALADLMKNKDATSKLRDELTVRIGNKTIHESELMDLPFLQACIKESLRLHPTIPFLLPRRAIQSSKVMDYIIPKGSQVIINTWAMACDPSIWDDPSRFIPERFLDSSLDFRGNDFEYVPFGGGRRMCPGLPMAARTVPYVVASLINSFNWFLPGYNDPSELNMNEMYLLILRKKQPLQLIPRVCKKMA, encoded by the exons ATGGATTCCAGGAACGCTGTAAATCATGAGCATGTGTcaattttcactttcttgGCTTTGATCTTCGTGCTCCGCATCCTGCTCATGATCATGAGGTGCATTACTCGAGGAGCGTCACCAGCGATTCCTCCAGGGCCATTTCCGTGGCCCGTCATTGGAAATTTTCTCCAGGTCCGGGAAGATCCACACATCAAGCTTTCCAGGATGGCCCGAACTTACGGCCCGATCATGTCGCTGAGGATGGGTGCTCGGCTTGTCGTGGTGGGGTCTTCGGTGAAGGCTGCCATGGAAATACTTAAAACCCATGACCGGGTGTTGTCTGGTAGACATCTTTCGTATACTCAACCGGCCTCATGCCCGAAACTCAACCAGTATTGGATTGGTTTTGCGAGCGAGTGTAATGACCAGTGGAAGCACCTGAGGTCCATTTGTCGGGCCGGTCTGTTCTCAGTTAAAGCCATTGAAAGACAGGTCGAGATCAGGGAGAGGAACGTGGTGAACATGGTGAAGTTCTTGAAAGAACGAGAAGGGCAGTTGGTGAACATGAGTGAAGTTATATATAACCTGGTTTTTAACACAATGTATAACATCTTGCTCTCCAGGGATGTTATCGGATTCGGGCCTGACGGCAGTGGTGCCGGGCCTGAGTTGAAGGAGTTGACAAAAcagtttttgaatttgatagcTGCTACGAATGTGGCAGATCTTTTCCCAATACTGCATGAATTGGACATTCAGGGCATGCAGAAGAAGGTCAGGAAAATTACtgagaaaatatttgcaatttggCAGGATATTGTCGGAGAAAGAAGAGATCAAAGAAGTAAAGGTGTTGGGGCTCAAGAAGATTTCTTGGATTCTTTACTTGAAATTGGGCTTAGTGATAATCACATCAACCACTTGCTATTG gAGCTGTTACTTGCAGGGACAGACACAACAACTTCAACTATCATTTGGGCATTAGCAGatctaatgaaaaataaggacGCCACGTCCAAACTTCGTGATGAACTTACTGTCAGAATTGGAAACAAAACCATACACGAATCCGAACTCATGGATCTCCCATTTCTACAAGCCTGTATAAAAGAATCGTTAAGGTTGCATCCCACTATTCCATTTCTGCTCCCTCGTCGAGCAATCCAATCGTCCAAAGTGATGGATTACATAATCCCTAAGGGCAGCCAAGTTATAATCAACACATGGGCAATGGCTTGTGACCCCTCCATATGGGATGACCCATCTCGTTTCATACCGGAACGATTTCTTGACTCTAGTTTGGATTTTAGGGGAAATGACTTTGAGTATGTACCCTTTGGTGGCGGCCGAAGAATGTGCCCCGGATTGCCTATGGCTGCTAGGACAGTTCCATATGTTGTGGCTTCTTTGATCAACTCCTTCAATTGGTTTCTTCCAGGATACAACGACCCGAGTGAGCTCAACATGAATGAAATGTACCTTCTGATTCTGAGAAAGAAACAACCTCTCCAACTCATTCCTAGAGTTTGTAAGAAAATGGCTTGA